A genomic stretch from Mycosarcoma maydis chromosome 3, whole genome shotgun sequence includes:
- a CDS encoding uncharacterized protein (related to Na+/H+-exchanging protein) yields the protein MPTHVIEIDVTQVSKSLAVLGGFIVFYGLLSYVVKERLYLSEPLLAVIAGIIVGPYVLNWVDPASWGTTEETNYVTYTFTRIVVGIQVLFCGISLPKAYLWREKLSLTILLFGIMTTAWFTTALLIWGLIPNLTFLESLCIAAAVTPTDPVLANSITTGRYAEKHVPANVRNIIVAESGANDGLGFPFLYLAIYLLARNGEDKGSSVSTVIGRWVYAVVVYQILLSIAFGSLVGYLARKSLKWAESRSYIDKANFFAYGLGLAFFTLGTTGLFGSDDILACFIAGNSFTWDDWFRIRTEDNDFQEIIDTVLNMAVFVYIGAIVPWEDYSNADLQLGGWRVVALGITVLLLRRPPWVIAATKLIPALSDFKESSFAGWFGPIGVGAVFYIQVALKQLPADGTRDRLRVVYSPLVLFMVFSSVLMHGITIPISKLGPNVMRRTATLTKARSITFSRRISRTNTIQASNTTSQRDSLRGARHNSSDKAEPSVAAALYGSHRGHVAFDEVGKPLWNPLVAMAEWGVHVCAFWRKDSFWRKDVRVNHMAFSHHRVDKNDISAASGLVKQRSVHDDTAAHVDHGVGADGEKLRPRFPPPVLELPTRCQDQSSVRIAPFHHAPQPEC from the coding sequence ATGCCGACGCACGtcatcgagatcgacgtgACACAGGTCTCGAAATCGCTTGCCGTGCTCGGGGGCTTCATTGTCTTCTATGGTCTGCTGTCGTACGTCGTAAAAGAACGACTTTACCTTTCGGAACCACTGCTAGCTGTGATAGCAGGTATCATAGTCGGGCCCTACGTACTCAACTGGGTTGATCCTGCCAGCTGGGGCACGACCGAAGAGACCAACTATGTCACTTACACTTTTACccgcatcgtcgtcggtaTTCAGGTACTCTTCTGCGGTATCTCTCTACCAAAGGCGTACCTTTGGCGGGAAAAGCTATCGCTCACCATCTTGCTGTTTGGCATCATGACTACGGCCTGGTTCACCACAGCGTTGCTCATCTGGGGTCTCATCCCCAATTTGACATTCCTTGAAAGCCTCTGCATCGCAGCAGCCGTGACGCCTACTGATCCTGTTCTCGCCAACTCGATCACCACGGGGAGATATGCCGAGAAACATGTTCCCGCCAATGTGCGAAATATCATCGTTGCCGAGTCCGGTGCCAACGACGGTCTTGGATTCCCGTTTCTGTATCTCGCCATCTACTTGCTTGCTCGTAATGGCGAGGACAAGGGTAGCAGTGTCAGTACTGTAATTGGTCGTTGGGTGTACGCTGTCGTCGTTTACCAGATTCTGCTCTCGATCGCCTTCGGTTCGCTCGTCGGATACTTGGCTAGGAAATCGCTCAAATGGGCCGAATCGAGGTCCTACATCGACAAAGCCAACTTCTTTGCCTATGGTCTGGGTCTGGCGTTTTTCACTCTTGGAACCACGGGCCTGTTTGGATCGGACGATATCCTTGCATGCTTCATTGCCGGCAACTCTTTCACCTGGGATGACTGGTTCAGAATCCGCACGGAAGATAATGATTTCCAAGAAATCATTGATACTGTGCTTAATATGGCCGTGTTCGTCTATATCGGTGCTATCGTCCCTTGGGAGGACTACTCGAATGCGGATCTGCAACTTGGTGGATGGAGAGTCGTTGCGCTCGGTATCACGGTTCTTCTGCTCCGACGTCCGCCCTGGGTGATTGCGGCGACCAAGCTGATCCCTGCTTTGAGCGATTTTAAAGAGTCGTCCTTCGCTGGCTGGTTCGGTCCCATTGGGGTTGGCGCGGTGTTTTATATCCAGgtggcgctcaagcagctACCGGCTGATGGGACGCGTGATCGTCTGCGCGTCGTCTACTCGCCACTGGTACTGTTTATGGTCTTCTCTTCCGTTTTAATGCACGGCATTACGATCCCGATTTCCAAGCTTGGACCGAATGTGATGCGACGTACTGCTACGCTCACCAAAGCTCGTTCCATCACCTTTTCACGACGTATCAGCCGTACGAATACGATTCAGGCCAGTAACACGACCAGCCAACGCGACAGCTTGCGCGGAGCACGCCACAATTCATCTGACAAAGCCGAGCCAAgtgtcgctgctgcacttTACGGATCGCATCGTGGTCATGTCGCGTTTGATGAGGTTGGCAAACCGCTCTGGAACCCGCTTGTTGCGATGGCTGAATGGGGTGTGCACGTGTGCGCGTTTTGGCGCAAAGACAGTTTCTGGCGCAAAGACGTACGGGTAAATCACATGGCATTTTCGCACCACAGAGTGGACAAGAATGACATCTCGGCTGCTAGTGGTCTGGTCAAACAGCGGAGTGTGCACGACGATACAGCGGCGCACGTTGATCATGGCGTTGGTGCAGATGGCGAAAAGCTGAGGCCGCGGTTTCCACCACCTGTGTTAGAGTTACCGACGAGATGCCAAGACCAGTCGTCAGTTCGGATTGCACCATTCCACCACGCACCGCAACCAGAGTGCTGA
- a CDS encoding putative xylulokinase, which yields MEGTSPFFLGLDASTQALKASLLDVDLNVLSELEIRFDRDLPQYKTTGGISAPAADDDQGTVVAPVMLYVESIDMLAERMRSASWPLSRIRAISAAGQQHASVYFSRAAPRIFTTLSAEKTLTEQVEQAFSRKVVPNWQDSSTVDACKAFEKAVGGAEKLAQMTGSKAHTRFTGPQIYKFRTQQPQAYKDTERIGLVSSFITTLLCVGQGEDESSVIKGIDEADACGMNLLDMRPASSITATKGRIEPGWNQTLLALASGESEGSDASLGGAVELERKLGSIYRDAGTPVAKIGSWWTKKYGFSPDCHVFPGTGDNPATFLAFSLAEREAIISLGTSDTVMVATHQFVPDPDFHAFFHPARLPSSGDAFFNMLVYKSGSLAREWIRDQYCNSDWAAFNADVEKFKLQQDGEQRAGFYWLRPEIIPPGASGIYRYIKPSTCGEWQKVDDFSDKGMNASGILETQMLNYRYRSSSIVAGPTTSSGSAVDTSVLPLQAIYAVGGASSNPTITQTMADVFGCDIVKPVQPAQDGKEWTPANYNFCSVGAAYKAAWGWSRLQLKAGEKVPEFDEFVHTTKSSQAKRAGSVREGTGEVKGSVQVICRPTEGRTQVYTNVIGAWKQLEERAQKEQ from the coding sequence ATGGAAGGCACATCACCTTtcttcctcggcctcgatgCGAGCACTCAGGCGCTCAAGGCCTCCCTGCTCGACGTGGACCTCAACGTGCTCTCTGAGCTTGAAATCCGTTTCGACCGTGACCTTCCTCAGTACAAGACTACCGGCGGTATATCCGCACCCGCcgccgacgatgaccaAGGCACTGTGGTTGCTCCAGTTATGCTATacgtcgagtcgatcgacatgcttgCTGAGCGCATGCGATCTGCCTCTTGGCCACTTTCTCGCATCCGTGCTATTTCCGCCGCAGGTCAGCAGCATGCTTCCGTCTACTTTTCTCGTGCTGCACCGCGTATCTTTACCACCCTCTCCGCTGAAAAGACGCTCAccgagcaggtcgagcagGCTTTTAGCAGAAAAGTTGTTCCAAACTGGCAGGACTCTTCCACCGTGGATGCGTGCAAGGCATTTGAAAAGGCAGTCGGTGGAGCAGAAAAATTGGCCCAAATGACGGGATCGAAAGCGCATACGAGGTTCACAGGTCCTCAAATCTACAAGTTCAGaacgcagcagccgcaggCGTACAAGGACACCGAACGAATCGGTCTCGTATCGAGCTTCATCACCACCCTGCTGTGTGTCGGGCAAGGAGAGGATGAAAGCTCAGTGATCAAGGGCATCGACGAAGCAGACGCTTGTGGAATGAacttgctcgacatgcGGCCCGCTTCTTCGATTACAGCCACAAAAGGCAGGATCGAGCCAGGATGGAACCAGACACTGCTGGCCCTTGCGTCGGGCGAGAGCGAAGGCTCAGACGCTTCCCTAGGAGGAGCTGTCGAACTAGAGAGGAAGCTCGGTAGCATCTACCGTGATGCAGGTACGCCCGTAGCAAAAATCGGTAGCTGGTGGACGAAAAAGTACGGGTTCAGCCCCGACTGCCATGTCTTCCCCGGAACCGGCGACAACCCCGCTACCTTTCTCGCTTTCAGCTTGGCCGAACGGGAGGCGATCATCAGCTTGGGCACTTCGGACACGGTCATGGTAGCAACGCATCAATTCGTGCCCGATCCAGACTTTCACGCCTTCTTCCACCCGGCCAGACTGCCGTCGAGTGGAGACGCCTTCTTTAACATGCTCGTCTACAAGTCCGGAAGCTTGGCCCGCGAGTGGATTCGCGATCAGTACTGCAATAGCGACTGGGCTGCATTCAACGCCGATGTGGAAAAgttcaagctgcagcaagaTGGAGAACAGAGAGCTGGATTTTATTGGCTAAGGCCCGAGATCATTCCTCCTGGTGCATCCGGTATTTATCGCTACATCAAACCGTCGACGTGCGGTGAATGGCAAAAGGTAGACGATTTCAGCGACAAGGGAATGAATGCAAGCGGCATTCTCGAGACGCAGATGCTCAACTACCGATACCGTTCTTCATCGATCGTTGCTGGCCCTACGACATCCTCAGGTTCGGCTGTGGATACCTCGGTGCTACCCTTGCAAGCGATCTACGCTGTGGGAGGTGCCTCATCCAACCCGACGATCACGCAAACAATGGCTGACGTCTTTGGCTGTGACATTGTCAAGCCGGTCCAGCCCGCTCAGGACGGCAAGGAATGGACTCCGGCCAACTACAACTTTTGCTCGGTGGGGGCAGCGTACAAAGCAGCATGGGGATGGAGCAGGCTACAGTTGAAAGCGGGCGAAAAGGTGCCCGAATTTGACGAGTTTGTGCACACGACCAAGTCTAGCCAGGCGAAGCGTGCCGGGTCAGTGCGAGAGGGAACGGGTGAGGTGAAAGGCAGTGTACAAGTAATTTGCCGACCAACCGAAGGTAGAACGCAGGTATATACCAATGTCATTGGCGCGtggaagcagctcgaggaacGGGCTCAAAAGGAACAATAG